A window from Corynebacterium singulare encodes these proteins:
- the chrA gene encoding chromate efflux transporter — protein MSTMRDVRRSFLPLGWTAFGGPAAHLGYFRTEFVSRRGWLSDSSYADLVAMSQFLPGPASSKVGMALGYGRAGLAGMAYSWFLFTFPSALILTLFGLIVVPSSGVGWLDGLLAAAAGVVVHAIVGMAKKLLSTPTAWALALISSGVLLVAGSAWQLAVLAVAGVLGATVLRRFLAVTTAPDIDSGLRSVPAGLAWGCLAAFFLLLGGLAAAAQVSDSYLLTRANAFYQSGALVFGGGHVVLPLLEDQFVGAGWLSQQEFLAGYSVAQGVPGPLFTFASYLGAVDGGLGGAILGTVLIFLPGALLTLAALHLWARWNHLEWLRGAFAAISAAVIGLLVAALWDPIITHGVTGWASGLIAVAAGAALFFKAPPWTVAVGAALAGAVLL, from the coding sequence ATGAGCACTATGCGCGATGTTCGCCGTTCCTTTCTCCCGCTGGGATGGACCGCTTTCGGGGGGCCTGCGGCTCACCTAGGATACTTCCGCACGGAGTTTGTCAGCCGCCGGGGTTGGCTGAGTGACTCCTCCTACGCGGACTTGGTAGCGATGTCTCAATTCCTGCCCGGCCCGGCAAGTTCCAAGGTGGGTATGGCGCTGGGCTATGGCCGCGCGGGCCTGGCCGGCATGGCGTATTCCTGGTTCCTGTTTACCTTCCCGTCGGCACTCATCCTCACGCTGTTTGGCCTCATCGTGGTGCCGAGCAGCGGTGTGGGGTGGCTCGATGGACTGCTCGCCGCGGCGGCGGGCGTGGTGGTGCATGCGATTGTGGGGATGGCCAAGAAGCTCTTATCGACGCCCACCGCCTGGGCCCTCGCCCTCATCAGTTCTGGGGTGCTACTCGTGGCCGGATCGGCCTGGCAGCTCGCAGTGCTGGCCGTCGCCGGCGTGCTTGGCGCAACGGTACTGCGCCGGTTCTTGGCGGTCACCACTGCCCCCGATATTGACAGTGGCCTGCGCAGCGTGCCAGCCGGCCTGGCGTGGGGCTGCCTAGCGGCGTTCTTCCTCCTCCTGGGTGGATTGGCTGCGGCGGCACAGGTCAGCGATTCCTACCTCCTTACCCGCGCCAACGCCTTCTACCAATCCGGCGCATTAGTCTTCGGTGGCGGGCACGTGGTGTTGCCGCTTCTTGAGGATCAGTTCGTGGGCGCGGGGTGGCTAAGCCAACAGGAGTTCTTGGCCGGCTACTCAGTGGCACAGGGTGTGCCGGGCCCGCTGTTCACCTTCGCTTCCTACCTCGGCGCGGTCGACGGCGGTCTCGGCGGCGCGATCCTCGGCACGGTGCTGATCTTCCTGCCGGGAGCTTTGCTGACGCTGGCGGCGCTGCACTTGTGGGCCCGCTGGAACCACCTGGAGTGGCTACGCGGGGCATTCGCCGCCATCAGCGCGGCCGTCATTGGACTGCTGGTCGCTGCACTGTGGGATCCGATCATTACCCACGGTGTCACCGGCTGGGCCTCCGGGCTTATTGCAGTGGCCGCGGGGGCGGCATTGTTTTTCAAGGCGCCGCCGTGGACCGTCGCGGTGGGCGCGGCCTTGGCGGGCGCGGTGCTGCTGTAA
- a CDS encoding TIGR04028 family ABC transporter substrate-binding protein, with amino-acid sequence MKTLRALAATVAAGLAASLGACSATDRPAGEENILTYLEPQFFRTLYPPAAGFYPNGGVVNQLTDRLLYQDPETLELSPWIATDMPKVNEDATEYTFDIRTDVTYSDGSPLTAENVVANFDLFGRGDKSRTLTSSEQIANYDRGEVVDEDTVKFYFTKPSPGFLQATSAYNAGLVSDSTLELDNEGFGPGNAVNVIGSGPFVVESESIGTDLILKARDDYDWAPPAVEHQGRAAIDGIHYILAAEESVRTGAIVSGQADIARQISAPQESLLEEQGINIVSRGTNSMNNQFAFRFDHPLLRDKRVREAIIHGVDREEILRVLFSDSYPLATSTVAQTGLAYKDQSAAYTFDPEESRRLLDEAGWEPGPDGIRVKDGKRLSLRTNTALPQPRSKEVMTMVQDQLRGIGIDIQVNAGDQATQNADSKDITKVQMYHSMVGRADYDVITSFYGINNRDAFLNQDDEGNPIDAHLQQLLDAVLDTPDTQGRVKATEKVQDYITEQAYALPLFEEPVVYAVRPEVSGFSPESVARPWFYEVSIDAEPQGAAKNEEEE; translated from the coding sequence GTGAAAACTCTACGCGCACTAGCCGCCACCGTGGCCGCAGGTTTAGCTGCTTCGCTCGGCGCCTGCTCAGCCACGGACCGGCCAGCGGGAGAGGAGAACATCCTCACCTATCTCGAGCCGCAATTTTTCCGAACGCTCTATCCGCCCGCGGCTGGCTTTTACCCCAACGGCGGCGTGGTCAACCAACTGACTGACCGCCTCCTTTACCAGGACCCGGAGACCCTGGAGCTCTCGCCGTGGATCGCCACGGACATGCCCAAGGTCAACGAAGATGCGACTGAGTACACTTTCGACATCCGCACGGACGTCACCTACTCGGACGGCTCTCCGCTCACCGCGGAGAACGTCGTGGCCAACTTCGACCTCTTCGGTCGCGGCGACAAGTCCCGCACGCTGACCAGCTCCGAGCAGATTGCTAACTATGACCGCGGCGAGGTCGTGGACGAGGACACCGTGAAGTTCTACTTCACCAAACCTTCCCCGGGCTTCCTCCAAGCTACGTCGGCCTATAACGCCGGCCTAGTGTCCGATTCAACACTCGAGCTCGACAACGAAGGCTTCGGCCCCGGCAATGCGGTCAACGTCATTGGTTCCGGGCCTTTCGTGGTGGAATCGGAGTCCATTGGCACCGACCTCATCCTGAAAGCCCGCGACGATTATGACTGGGCGCCGCCAGCAGTTGAGCACCAGGGCCGCGCGGCTATCGACGGCATCCACTACATCCTCGCCGCCGAAGAGTCCGTGCGCACCGGCGCAATTGTTTCCGGCCAGGCCGATATTGCCCGCCAGATTTCCGCCCCGCAGGAATCGCTGCTTGAAGAGCAGGGCATTAACATTGTTTCGCGCGGTACGAACTCGATGAACAACCAGTTCGCCTTCCGCTTCGACCACCCGCTGCTCAGAGATAAGCGCGTACGCGAGGCGATTATCCACGGTGTCGACCGCGAGGAAATCCTCCGCGTGCTCTTCTCCGATTCTTACCCGCTGGCCACCTCGACCGTGGCGCAGACCGGTCTGGCTTATAAGGATCAGTCCGCGGCTTACACCTTTGATCCGGAGGAATCGCGCAGGCTTCTCGACGAAGCCGGATGGGAGCCGGGCCCGGACGGCATCCGTGTCAAGGACGGTAAGCGCCTGAGCCTGCGCACCAACACAGCCTTGCCGCAGCCGCGTTCCAAGGAGGTCATGACCATGGTCCAGGATCAGCTGCGCGGTATTGGCATTGACATTCAGGTCAACGCCGGTGACCAGGCCACGCAGAACGCAGACTCCAAGGACATCACCAAGGTGCAGATGTACCACTCGATGGTCGGCCGCGCGGACTACGACGTCATCACCTCCTTCTATGGCATCAATAATCGCGATGCCTTCCTCAATCAGGATGACGAGGGCAACCCCATCGACGCCCACCTGCAGCAGCTTCTCGACGCCGTCCTCGACACCCCCGATACTCAAGGCCGAGTCAAGGCCACGGAGAAGGTTCAGGACTACATCACCGAGCAGGCCTACGCCCTGCCGCTTTTTGAGGAACCCGTGGTCTACGCCGTGCGCCCGGAGGTGTCGGGCTTTAGCCCGGAGTCGGTGGCGCGACCGTGGTTCTACGAGGTCAGCATCGACGCCGAGCCGCAGGGCGCGGCAAAGAATGAGGAGGAGGAATAA
- a CDS encoding FAD/NAD(P)-binding protein, giving the protein MPSIAIVGAGPRGISLVERLAAHLRATPLASGLTLHIIDDAPLGAGRIWDTEQTRTLCMNTLAGAVTLFTEPGSTTTAPVLEGPILYEWIQLLRGERPDLSPAKLKLYDAFPPREDLATSFAEELEQTRPESNPSRALYGAYLEWVYEVALAQLPDSVEVVQHRARAVSIDSGEDQDTIVLSDDSTITSDATVLAYGWQVPALNESERVLADAAQSGLHWVRPDNPVEQPVNEIPAGEKILVRGLGMGFFDVMALLTIDRGGEFVEDPSTRSGLRYEPSGDEPHFIVSSGRGYPYIPKSEYHALPPKAALVRFRRAVTEVGDGVDFSTQLLPHILRDAYAEYYETQARVNPEALQRPLTDIIATIDATTVDAADLRSMADQLTTALEGSSTQPLDLAHWTHPLADFKGGDLTEYIAEGLARDIVEAVAAADSPLKSALWAISAARKPASIAGSEGRMTWESRTSTYKEFMAFGQMVGSGPPLFRTRQLLALVDAGLATFLGERPQLEVGEKFTLRTQHGEASSAWLIDAWMHSPDVRRAADPLAVSLNGRVRAFVDHGQATGSPETTWNRRVVNPDGTEDPRLHIVGIPTYAQWPDTTISPMPGTDPLMLQETDRTAGSLLATL; this is encoded by the coding sequence ATGCCCTCCATCGCCATCGTCGGTGCCGGCCCACGCGGCATCTCGCTGGTTGAGCGCCTGGCAGCACACCTGCGCGCCACTCCCCTTGCGTCAGGACTGACGCTGCACATCATCGATGACGCCCCGCTGGGCGCAGGCCGCATCTGGGATACCGAGCAGACCCGCACGCTGTGCATGAACACGCTTGCCGGCGCGGTCACCCTCTTTACCGAGCCCGGCTCCACCACCACTGCCCCGGTGCTGGAGGGGCCCATTCTCTACGAGTGGATTCAGCTCCTGCGCGGCGAGCGCCCCGACCTGTCTCCGGCGAAGCTCAAGCTGTATGATGCCTTCCCTCCCCGCGAGGACCTGGCCACTTCCTTTGCCGAGGAGCTCGAGCAGACCCGTCCGGAGTCCAACCCCTCGCGTGCGCTGTACGGCGCCTACCTGGAGTGGGTGTATGAGGTTGCGCTCGCACAGCTCCCAGACAGCGTTGAGGTAGTCCAGCACCGCGCCCGCGCGGTGTCCATCGACTCTGGGGAGGACCAGGACACCATTGTGCTTTCCGACGACTCCACCATCACCTCCGACGCCACCGTCCTCGCCTACGGTTGGCAGGTTCCCGCACTCAACGAGTCCGAGCGCGTCCTAGCGGACGCTGCACAGTCGGGTCTGCACTGGGTGCGCCCGGATAATCCCGTCGAGCAGCCGGTCAATGAGATTCCGGCCGGCGAGAAGATCCTCGTCCGCGGCCTGGGCATGGGCTTCTTCGACGTCATGGCACTACTCACCATCGACCGCGGCGGCGAATTTGTGGAAGATCCCTCCACGCGCTCTGGGCTGCGCTATGAGCCGAGTGGTGATGAGCCGCACTTCATCGTGAGCTCGGGCCGCGGCTACCCGTATATCCCGAAGTCGGAGTACCACGCGTTGCCACCGAAGGCGGCGCTGGTGCGCTTCCGCCGAGCCGTCACGGAAGTCGGGGATGGGGTGGACTTTTCCACCCAGCTGCTGCCGCACATCCTGCGCGATGCCTACGCCGAGTACTACGAGACTCAGGCACGCGTCAATCCTGAGGCGCTACAGCGCCCGCTCACCGACATCATCGCAACTATCGACGCCACCACCGTCGACGCCGCGGACTTGCGCAGCATGGCGGACCAGCTCACAACAGCGCTCGAGGGTTCCTCCACCCAGCCGCTGGATCTGGCGCACTGGACGCACCCGCTCGCTGATTTTAAGGGCGGTGACCTCACCGAATACATCGCCGAGGGGCTGGCTCGCGATATCGTCGAAGCCGTTGCAGCTGCCGATTCTCCGCTCAAGTCCGCGCTGTGGGCTATTTCCGCCGCCCGCAAGCCCGCGTCCATCGCTGGCTCAGAGGGCCGCATGACGTGGGAGTCCCGTACAAGCACGTACAAGGAGTTCATGGCGTTCGGCCAGATGGTGGGCTCTGGCCCGCCGCTGTTCCGCACGCGCCAGCTGCTCGCGCTTGTCGACGCCGGCCTCGCCACCTTCCTCGGCGAGCGCCCCCAGCTCGAGGTGGGCGAGAAGTTCACGCTGCGTACGCAGCATGGAGAAGCCTCCTCGGCCTGGCTTATCGACGCCTGGATGCACTCCCCTGACGTCCGCCGCGCCGCCGATCCGCTGGCTGTCTCCCTCAACGGCCGCGTGCGGGCCTTCGTTGACCACGGCCAGGCCACGGGCTCCCCGGAAACGACGTGGAACCGCCGCGTGGTCAACCCCGACGGCACCGAGGATCCCCGCCTGCACATCGTCGGCATCCCCACGTACGCGCAGTGGCCGGATACCACCATCTCCCCCATGCCGGGCACGGACCCGCTCATGCTCCAGGAGACCGACCGCACCGCCGGCTCCCTCCTTGCCACCCTCTAG
- the ald gene encoding alanine dehydrogenase: MRIAAPKEIMNNENRVALTPSAVQTLVKDGHEVLVETGAGVGASFPDELYEEAGATIVATAEEAWAADMVVKVKEPLEPEYGFLRDDLLLFTYLHLAADRPLTEALMKAGTTSVAYETVTDARGTLPLLTPMSQVAGRLAVIEGTHHLLSTQGGRGVLAPGVPGTQPARVVVIGGGQVGASAVAMAHGLRAEVTVLDLDPHVLQRFDDQYQGTVRTIVSDPAALEAELLEADLVIGAVLVPGAAAPKLVREDVVKRMKKGAVLVDVAIDQGGCFENSHKTSHDEPTFKVHDTLFYCVANMPGAVANTSTRALGSATLPYMRALAAGGYEGAIERFPGLANGLMTRNGGLVHQPVKDALGL, from the coding sequence ATGCGTATTGCAGCACCTAAAGAAATCATGAACAACGAGAACCGCGTGGCTCTTACTCCCAGCGCTGTCCAGACGTTGGTGAAGGACGGCCATGAGGTCCTCGTGGAGACTGGTGCCGGCGTCGGCGCGTCCTTCCCGGATGAGCTCTACGAGGAGGCCGGCGCTACCATCGTGGCCACCGCTGAGGAGGCGTGGGCTGCGGACATGGTGGTCAAGGTTAAGGAGCCGCTCGAGCCTGAGTACGGCTTCTTGCGTGATGACCTCCTCCTTTTCACCTACCTGCACTTGGCTGCGGACCGCCCGCTGACGGAGGCCCTCATGAAGGCCGGCACCACCTCAGTGGCCTACGAGACCGTCACCGATGCCCGCGGCACCCTGCCGCTTCTGACCCCGATGTCCCAGGTGGCTGGCCGTCTGGCCGTGATTGAAGGTACCCACCACCTGCTGTCCACTCAGGGCGGCCGCGGTGTGCTGGCTCCCGGTGTGCCGGGCACCCAGCCGGCGCGCGTCGTGGTTATCGGTGGTGGCCAGGTCGGCGCGTCCGCTGTGGCCATGGCTCACGGCCTGCGCGCGGAGGTCACCGTGCTCGACCTCGACCCGCACGTGCTGCAGCGCTTCGATGACCAGTACCAGGGCACTGTGCGCACCATCGTCTCCGATCCGGCTGCGCTGGAGGCCGAGCTCCTTGAGGCCGACCTCGTTATCGGTGCTGTCCTCGTACCGGGTGCTGCGGCACCGAAGCTGGTGCGCGAGGATGTGGTCAAGCGCATGAAGAAGGGCGCCGTGCTTGTCGACGTTGCCATTGACCAAGGCGGCTGCTTCGAGAACTCCCACAAGACCTCACACGACGAGCCCACCTTTAAGGTCCACGACACCCTCTTCTACTGCGTGGCTAACATGCCGGGCGCGGTGGCCAACACCTCCACCCGTGCGCTGGGCTCGGCTACCTTGCCGTACATGCGCGCACTGGCAGCCGGCGGCTACGAGGGCGCTATTGAGCGCTTCCCGGGCTTGGCCAACGGCCTCATGACCCGCAACGGCGGACTGGTCCACCAGCCGGTCAAGGATGCCCTCGGCCTTTAA
- a CDS encoding globin — translation MQPSSVYEAIGGMETFEKLVGGFYAQVRTDDVIGPMYPDQDWEGAEQRLLWFLVQYWGGPQLFSENRGHPRLRMRHAPYPIDMAAHDRWLELMGNSLAQIDEATIPPAYRSMIWDHMERVAAMLINRAP, via the coding sequence ATGCAACCCAGCAGTGTGTACGAGGCCATCGGCGGGATGGAGACCTTTGAGAAGCTTGTCGGAGGCTTCTACGCCCAAGTGCGCACTGATGACGTCATCGGCCCCATGTACCCCGACCAGGATTGGGAAGGTGCTGAGCAGCGGCTGCTGTGGTTCCTCGTGCAGTACTGGGGCGGACCGCAGCTCTTTTCTGAGAACCGCGGGCACCCGCGCCTGCGCATGCGCCACGCGCCCTACCCCATCGACATGGCTGCCCATGATCGCTGGCTGGAGCTCATGGGAAATTCCCTGGCACAGATTGATGAGGCGACCATCCCGCCGGCCTACCGCTCCATGATCTGGGATCACATGGAGCGGGTGGCGGCGATGCTCATCAACCGCGCCCCTTAA
- a CDS encoding mechanosensitive ion channel family protein, with translation MVTTLSAAVGVATDKSGEAVDTITQWWQSEDMRSWLVDKPIGIMLILLVAVIGNWLLRRLITKLADNSIKKGKLSSPLSQRKPVKTDKALAATNEARRVSRIQTLSGVGRSAVSIFVWVWAALAILDKLGVNVAPLVASAGVVGVALGFGAQALVKDFLSGIFMLMEDQYGIGDTIDLGNGVFGDVESISLRITTVRDIDGALWYVRNGEILQVANHSDRYSVARIQVPVALSNDPDKAYNVINAAAADASHDPTIQPDILAEPTVNGMSGLEVDHMSYRVSVKTLPGKQWDVQRAMQAKILTAMHAEGIATPYPRGMAIFDMEESGSGHGLTRKDN, from the coding sequence ATCGTGACTACTCTTAGCGCGGCCGTGGGAGTCGCAACCGACAAGTCCGGCGAAGCCGTTGATACCATCACCCAATGGTGGCAGAGCGAGGATATGCGCTCCTGGCTCGTCGATAAGCCCATCGGCATAATGCTCATCCTCCTTGTCGCCGTCATTGGCAACTGGCTACTGCGCCGCCTCATCACCAAACTGGCGGACAACAGCATCAAGAAGGGAAAGCTGAGCTCGCCCCTGTCACAACGCAAGCCGGTGAAAACCGACAAGGCCCTAGCCGCCACCAACGAGGCTCGGCGCGTGTCCCGCATCCAAACCCTGTCAGGAGTGGGCCGATCCGCCGTGTCCATCTTCGTGTGGGTCTGGGCTGCGCTAGCCATCTTGGACAAGCTCGGCGTTAACGTCGCCCCACTCGTAGCCTCCGCCGGTGTTGTCGGTGTGGCCCTCGGCTTTGGCGCCCAAGCTCTGGTCAAGGACTTCCTGTCTGGCATCTTCATGCTCATGGAGGACCAGTACGGCATCGGCGACACCATCGACTTGGGCAACGGCGTTTTTGGTGATGTGGAATCCATCTCCCTGCGCATCACCACCGTCCGCGACATCGACGGCGCCCTGTGGTACGTGCGTAACGGTGAGATCCTGCAGGTGGCCAACCACTCCGACCGTTACTCAGTCGCCCGCATCCAGGTTCCGGTGGCGCTCAGCAACGATCCGGACAAGGCGTATAACGTCATCAACGCCGCTGCTGCCGACGCCTCCCACGACCCCACCATCCAGCCTGACATCCTGGCCGAGCCTACCGTCAACGGCATGTCGGGCCTTGAGGTCGACCACATGTCCTACCGTGTATCCGTCAAGACTCTCCCTGGCAAGCAATGGGATGTTCAGCGTGCCATGCAGGCGAAAATCCTCACCGCCATGCATGCTGAGGGTATCGCTACCCCCTACCCGCGCGGGATGGCTATCTTCGACATGGAAGAATCGGGTTCAGGACACGGCCTGACGCGAAAGGACAATTAA
- a CDS encoding cystathionine gamma-synthase, with amino-acid sequence MTDNRTLGFSSRSIHAGYQPDPHMGSINVPIYASTTFQQDGLAQLRGGYEYGRVANPTVHSLEKTLAALENAAYARCFATGMAAVDTLIRIIVRPGDHVILGNDAYGGMYRLLHHDYGEWGVELSIVNTADTAAVEAAIKENTKLIWLETPTNPATTVTDIAEVARAVKALSDAHIVVDNTFATPYLQNPLELGADHVLHSTTKYLGGHSDVLGGAVVTNSEEMDERLLYFQGNVGAVSSPFDAYLTARGIKTLEVRMDRHCANAQAVAEFLDSRPEVKKVLYPGLPSHPGHELAKKQMRGSGGMMSVRFHSEEHARQVCLNTKLISLAESLGGVESLIEHPQNMTHISAEGSELVPPADLVRISVGIESIDDLLADLEQALDALA; translated from the coding sequence ATGACTGACAACCGCACTCTTGGCTTTTCTTCACGTTCCATCCATGCCGGTTACCAGCCGGATCCCCACATGGGATCCATCAACGTACCGATCTATGCCTCCACTACCTTCCAACAGGATGGTCTCGCGCAGCTGCGCGGCGGCTACGAGTATGGCCGCGTAGCCAACCCCACCGTGCACTCCCTGGAGAAGACCCTCGCGGCACTGGAGAACGCCGCCTATGCCCGCTGTTTTGCCACGGGCATGGCGGCGGTCGATACCCTCATTCGCATCATCGTGCGCCCGGGCGACCACGTGATTCTGGGCAATGATGCCTACGGTGGCATGTATCGCCTGCTTCACCATGATTACGGCGAGTGGGGCGTGGAGCTGTCCATCGTTAATACCGCGGACACCGCGGCTGTTGAGGCGGCGATTAAGGAGAACACGAAGCTTATTTGGCTCGAGACTCCGACCAATCCCGCAACCACGGTCACCGACATCGCCGAGGTGGCACGGGCGGTCAAAGCGCTGTCCGACGCCCACATCGTCGTCGACAACACCTTCGCCACGCCCTACCTGCAGAACCCGCTGGAGCTGGGAGCGGACCATGTGCTGCACTCCACCACGAAGTACCTAGGCGGCCACTCGGATGTCCTGGGCGGCGCGGTAGTAACCAACTCCGAAGAGATGGATGAGCGCCTGCTCTACTTCCAGGGCAATGTTGGCGCGGTGTCCTCGCCTTTCGACGCCTACCTTACCGCCCGCGGCATCAAGACCCTCGAAGTACGGATGGACCGCCACTGCGCCAACGCGCAGGCGGTGGCCGAGTTCCTAGACTCTCGCCCCGAGGTCAAGAAAGTCCTCTACCCGGGCCTACCCTCGCACCCGGGCCACGAACTGGCCAAGAAGCAGATGCGTGGCTCCGGCGGAATGATGTCCGTGCGCTTTCACAGTGAGGAGCATGCCCGCCAGGTGTGTCTCAACACCAAGCTCATCTCACTTGCCGAGTCCCTCGGCGGCGTAGAGTCCCTCATCGAGCACCCACAGAACATGACGCACATCTCCGCTGAGGGCTCCGAGCTGGTCCCGCCGGCAGACCTCGTGCGCATCTCGGTGGGAATCGAGTCCATCGATGACCTGCTCGCCGACCTCGAGCAGGCTCTCGACGCCCTAGCCTAA
- a CDS encoding acyl-CoA thioesterase — protein MSAQHVVSEETTDNVHALTVGVRWSDFDMYGHMMNANFIELAQEARLAFAMHNFYSRGVNMVAFVRHIEADYVRPLKWDGRHGTVTVETTVVRLGKTSFTTRQKVKDSQGEVACVIDCVQVTMDPETQKPREVTEEERAIILEHALVELDENA, from the coding sequence ATGTCTGCTCAACATGTTGTGTCGGAGGAAACCACGGATAATGTCCACGCGCTCACCGTTGGTGTGCGCTGGTCAGATTTTGACATGTATGGCCACATGATGAACGCCAACTTCATTGAGCTGGCGCAGGAGGCGCGCTTGGCATTTGCCATGCACAACTTCTACTCGCGCGGCGTCAACATGGTGGCCTTCGTCCGCCACATCGAGGCCGACTATGTTCGCCCCCTCAAGTGGGATGGTCGCCACGGCACCGTGACCGTGGAGACCACCGTGGTGCGCCTCGGCAAAACATCCTTCACCACCCGCCAGAAGGTGAAGGACTCGCAGGGCGAGGTTGCCTGCGTCATTGACTGCGTACAGGTCACCATGGACCCGGAGACCCAGAAGCCGCGCGAGGTCACTGAGGAGGAGCGCGCCATTATCCTCGAGCACGCGCTCGTGGAACTCGACGAGAACGCCTAG
- the ettA gene encoding energy-dependent translational throttle protein EttA: protein MGEFIYTMKNVRKAIGDKVILDNVTMAFYPGAKIGVVGPNGAGKSSILKIMAGLDQPSNGEAFIDPGKTVGILLQEPPLNEEKTVRENVEEGLGEIFEKKQRFEQIAEEMATNYSDELMEEMGKLQEGLDHADAWEVDSKIEQAMEALRCPPSDDPVTNLSGGERRRVALAKLLLSEPDLLLLDEPTNHLDAESVQWLEKHLESYPGAVLAVTHDRYFLDHVAGWICEVDRGKLYPYEGNYSTYLEKKAERLEVAGAKDKKLQKRLKDELAWVRSGAKARQAKNKARLQRYEEMAAEAEQYKKLDFEEIQIPTPPRLGNKVVEVKDLVKGFDGRVLIKDLSFTLPRNGIVGVIGPNGVGKSTLFKTIVGLEQPDSGSVDVGETVKLSYVDQGRENIDPESTVWEVVSGGLDYIHVGQNEMPSRAYLSAFGFKGPDQQKPSKVLSGGERNRLNLALTLKEGGNLILLDEPTNDLDVETLGSLENALEKFPGCAVVISHDRWFLDRTCTHILAWEGNVAEGQWFWFEGNFGDYEKNKVERLGEEAARPSRVTHRKLSR from the coding sequence ATGGGCGAGTTCATCTACACGATGAAAAACGTGCGCAAGGCCATTGGTGACAAGGTCATTTTGGACAACGTCACCATGGCCTTCTACCCAGGAGCCAAGATTGGCGTCGTGGGCCCCAACGGTGCAGGTAAGTCCTCGATCCTGAAGATTATGGCCGGCCTCGATCAGCCCTCCAATGGTGAGGCTTTCATCGACCCGGGTAAGACCGTCGGCATCCTCCTTCAGGAGCCGCCGCTCAACGAGGAGAAGACGGTCCGTGAGAATGTCGAGGAAGGCCTCGGTGAGATCTTCGAGAAGAAGCAGCGCTTCGAGCAGATCGCGGAAGAAATGGCCACCAACTACTCCGATGAGCTCATGGAAGAGATGGGCAAGCTGCAGGAGGGGCTTGACCACGCCGACGCGTGGGAGGTTGACTCCAAGATTGAGCAGGCCATGGAGGCCCTACGCTGCCCGCCGTCTGATGACCCGGTGACCAATCTCTCCGGTGGTGAGCGCCGCCGCGTGGCGTTGGCGAAGCTGCTGCTGAGCGAGCCGGACCTGCTGCTTCTCGACGAGCCCACGAACCACCTCGACGCCGAGTCCGTCCAGTGGCTGGAGAAGCACCTCGAGTCCTACCCGGGTGCCGTCCTGGCCGTGACGCACGACCGCTACTTCCTCGACCACGTCGCGGGCTGGATCTGTGAGGTTGACCGCGGCAAGCTCTACCCGTACGAGGGCAACTACTCCACCTACCTCGAGAAGAAGGCAGAGCGCCTCGAGGTTGCTGGCGCCAAGGACAAGAAGTTGCAGAAGCGCCTGAAGGACGAACTCGCATGGGTTCGCTCCGGTGCGAAGGCCCGCCAGGCCAAGAACAAGGCTCGTCTCCAGCGCTACGAGGAAATGGCAGCTGAGGCCGAGCAGTACAAGAAGCTCGACTTTGAAGAAATCCAGATTCCGACCCCGCCGCGTCTGGGCAACAAGGTCGTTGAGGTCAAGGACCTGGTTAAGGGCTTTGACGGCCGCGTGCTTATCAAGGACCTCTCCTTCACCTTGCCGCGCAACGGCATCGTCGGCGTAATTGGCCCGAACGGTGTGGGTAAGTCCACCCTGTTCAAGACCATCGTCGGACTTGAGCAGCCGGATTCCGGCTCCGTCGACGTCGGTGAGACCGTCAAGCTCTCCTACGTGGACCAGGGCCGTGAAAACATTGATCCTGAGTCCACCGTGTGGGAGGTTGTCTCCGGCGGCTTGGACTACATCCACGTTGGCCAGAACGAGATGCCGTCCCGCGCCTACCTCTCCGCCTTCGGATTTAAGGGCCCAGACCAGCAGAAGCCATCCAAGGTGCTGTCCGGTGGTGAGCGCAACCGCCTGAACCTGGCGCTGACGCTGAAGGAGGGCGGCAACCTGATCCTCCTCGATGAGCCGACGAACGACCTTGACGTCGAAACCCTCGGCTCCCTGGAAAACGCCCTGGAGAAGTTCCCGGGCTGTGCGGTGGTCATTTCCCACGACCGCTGGTTCCTGGACCGCACCTGTACCCATATCCTGGCCTGGGAAGGCAACGTTGCCGAGGGCCAGTGGTTCTGGTTCGAGGGTAACTTCGGTGATTATGAGAAGAACAAGGTTGAACGCCTCGGTGAAGAGGCGGCCCGTCCGTCTCGCGTTACCCACCGCAAGCTAAGCCGCTAA